In Camelina sativa cultivar DH55 chromosome 16, Cs, whole genome shotgun sequence, a single window of DNA contains:
- the LOC104750733 gene encoding DNA-directed RNA polymerase 1, mitochondrial, with the protein MWRNLLGRASLRKVKFLSDSSSGTHFPVNKVRGIISSVNLIGVRNGLSINPINELGRLGSFLHGQCYAFEGYATAAQAIDSTDPDDDSSSGSDEVNELITEMEKETERIRKKARLAATQPKRVIAGMGVQKYYMLKQRQVKMETEEWQRAARECREILADMCEQKLAPNLPYVKSLFLGWFEPLRNAIQADLDAFKIKKGKIPYAPFMEQLPADMMAVITMHKMMGLLMTNTEGVGIVKLVNAATQIGEAVEQEARINSFLEKTKKKKNATDKTINDESEAVHVSEETVTKETERVKKQVSVLMKKKKLREVKALVKKHASFKQWGQEAQVKVGSRLIQLLMQNAYIQPPAEQFDDGPPDIRPAFKQTFRTVTLENTKTSRRYGCIECDPLVKKGLDKSARHMVIPYLPMLIPPRNWTGYDQGAHFFLPSYAMRTRGAKQQRTVMKQTPKEQLEPVFEALDTLGNTKWRINKKVLSLVDRIWANGGRLGGLVDREDVPVPEEPTSEDQENVKHWKWELKKANKENSERHSQRCDIELKLEVARKMKDEEGFYYPHNVDFRGRAYPMHPYLNHLGSDLCRGILEFCEGKPLGKSGLRWLKIHIANLYAGGVDKLAYKDRVAFTESHLEDIFDSSDRPLEGKRWWLNAEDPFQCLAACINLSEALRSPFPEAAISHIPIHQDGSCNGLQHYAALGRDKLGADAVNLVTGEKPADVYAEIAVRVLKIMQQDAEKDPETFPNAKYAKLMLDQVDRKLVKQTVMTSVYGVTYSGARDQIKKRLKERNTFGDDDSLTFHAACYAAKITLKALEEMFEAARAIKTWFGDCAKIIASENKAVCWTTPLGLPVVQPYRVPGRHLVKTTLQVLTLSRETDKVQSRRQMTAFAPNLIHSLDGSHMMMTAVACNRAGLSFAGVHDSFWTHASDVDIMNTILREKFVELYEKPILENLLENFQESFPDLSFPPLPERGDFDLRKVLQSQYFFN; encoded by the exons ATGTGGAGGAACCTTTTGGGAAGAGCTTCATTAAGAAAGGTTAAGTTTTTATCTGATTCTAGCTCCGGTACTCATTTTCCGGTGAATAAAGTTCGTGGGATCATTTCTTCGGTTAATCTCATTGGCGTTAGAAATGGTTTATCGATAAACCCAATTAACGAATTGGGTCGTTTGGGTTCGTTTCTTCATGGTCAATGCTATGCTTTTGAAGGGTATGCAACAGCTGCGCAAGCTATTGATTCTACTGATCCTgatgatgattcttcttctgggtCTGATGAAGTTAACGAATTGATAACGGAGATGGAGAAAGAGACTGAGAGAATCCGTAAAAAGGCTAGGCTTGCAGCGACGCAGCCAAAGAGAGTCATCGCAGGGATGGGAGTACAGAAGTACTATATGCTGAAACAAAGACAAGtgaaaatggagactgaagagTGGCAAAGAGCTGCGAGAGAGTGTCGTGAGATTCTAGCGGATATGTGTGAGCAGAAGCTTGCACCGAATCTGCCTTATGTGAAGTCTTTGTTTCTCGGCTGGTTTGAGCCTCTGCGTAATGCTATTCAAGCCGATCTTGATGCTTTCAAGATCAAGAAAGGGAAGATTCCTTATGCGCCTTTTATGGAGCAGCTCCCGGCTGATATGATGGCTGTTATCACTATGCATAAGATGATGGGGTTGTTGATGACTAATACGGAAGGCGTTGGCATTGTTAAGTTAGTCAATGCTGCTACTCAGATTGGGGAGGCCGTTGAGCAGGAG GCCAGGATCAACAGTTTTTTGGAgaaaactaagaagaaaaagaatgcaACTGACAAGACGATTAATGATGAATCAGAAGCTGTGCATGTTTCAGAAGAAACTGTGACCAAAGAAACGGAAAGGGTGAAGAAACAGGTTTCTGTactgatgaaaaaaaagaaattgaggGAAGTAAAAGCGTTAGTGAAGAAGCATGCCTCATTCAAGCAATGGGGTCAAGAGGCACAAGTGAAG GTTGGCTCACGTTTGATTCAGCTGTTGATgcaaaatgcttatatacaACCTCCAGCTGAACAGTTTGATGATGGTCCACCTGACATCCGACCTGCTTTTAAGCAAACTTTCAGAACTGTCACATTAGAAAATAC AAAGACTAGCAGGAGATATGGTTGCATCGAATGTGATCCTCTGGTCAAAAAGGGCCTTGACAAATCA GCTAGACATATGGTCATTCCCTACTTGCCAATGCTAATACCTCCTCGAAACTGGACAGG GTACGATCAAGGGGCACACTTTTTCTTGCCTTCATACGCCATGAGAACACGTGGAGCTAAACAACAACGTACTGTAATGAAACAAACTCCAAAGGAGCAACTGGAGCCAGTATTTGAG GCTTTAGATACTCTAGGAAACACCAAATggagaataaacaaaaaggtgttaAGTTTGGTTGACCGAATCTGGGCTAATGGAGGTCGACTTGGTGGTCTGGTTGATCGTGAAGAt GTACCCGTTCCAGAAGAGCCAACAAGTGAAGACCAGGAGAATGTAAAACATTGGAAATGGGAATTGAAAAAAGCAAATAAGGAAAATAGTGAGAGACATTCACAAAGGTGCGATATAGAGCTCAAACTCGAG GTGGCACGTAAAATGAAGGACGAGGAAGGTTTTTACTACCCTCACAACGTTGATTTTCGTGGCCGAGCATATCCCATGCATCCATATCTTAACCATCTTGGGTCTGATCTCTGTCGAGGCATCCTTGAGTTTTGTGAGGGAAAGCCTCTTGGGAAATCGGGATTGCGTTGGCTGAAGATTCATATAGCAAACTTATATGCTGGTGGAGTTGATAAGTTGGCTTATAAGGATCGGGTTGCATTTACTGAGAGTCACTTAGAAGATATATTTGATTCTTCTGATAGACCTCTTGAAGGAAAAAGATGGTGGCTTAACGCAGAGGATCCCTTTCAGTGTTTGGCTGCTTGCATTAATCTTTCAGAAGCCTTGAGAAGCCCCTTTCCTGAAGCTGCCATATCTCATATCCCCATCCACCAG GATGGTTCATGTAATGGCTTACAACATTATGCTGCTCTTGGGAGGGATAAG TTGGGAGCAGATGCTGTCAACCTTGTAACAGGTGAAAAGCCGGCAGATGTTTATGCCGAAATTGCTGTTAG gGTTCTCAAGATCATGCAGCAAGACGCAGAGAAAGATCCTGAAACATTTCCAAATGCCAAATATGCCAAACTCATGCTCGACCAG GTTGACAGAAAGCTGGTCAAACAGACGGTCATGACATCAGTGTATGGTGTTACTTATTCTGGCGCACGCGACCAAATAAAGAAGAGGTTAAAAGAACGTAATACCTTTGGGGACGATGATTCGCTGACTTTTCATGCAGCTTGTTATGCagcaaaa aTCACTTTGAAAGCACTGGAAGAGATGTTTGAAGCTGCAAGAGCTATCAAGACTTGGTTTGGTGACTGTGCAAAG ATAATAGCTTCAGAAAACAAAGCAGTTTGTTGGACGACTCCTCTCGGCCTTCCAGTTGTACAACCGTATCGGGTTCCTGGTAGACACTTG GTTAAGACTACCCTTCAGGTCTTGACTCTAAGCCGTGAGACTGATAAG GTCCAGTCGCGGAGGCAGATGACAGCTTTCGCACCAAATCTTATACATTCTCTTGATGGGTCTCACATGATGATGACAGCAGTTGCCTGCAACAGGGCGGGCTTGAGTTTCGCAG GGGTGCATGATTCGTTCTGGACGCATGCCAGTGATGTTGATATAATGAACACAATACTCAGAGAGAAGTTTGTCGAGCTCTACGAAAAGCCAATCTTAGAAAAC TTGTTGGAGAATTTCCAGGAGTCCTTCCCAGACCTAAGTTTTCCGCCATTACCAGAACGAGGCGACTTTGATCTGAGGAAAGTCCTACAGTCGCAATACTTCTTCAACTGA